The Gammaproteobacteria bacterium genome contains a region encoding:
- a CDS encoding MFS transporter codes for MLMLAYMVSYVDRSILTLLVEPIRRDMGFSDIQISLLHGLAFALFYSLMGFPIGRIADRRHRVGIIAIGIAVWSLMTAVCGVARNFVQFFLARVGVGVGEAALNPAAYSILTDYFPREKLSRGISTYVMGTYMGFGVSYLVGAWVLGVVQGMPDFEIPLLGKFYSWQMAFFLVAAPGILLLLLLMTVREPWRRDRLYKDGPGGKGVPFREFLAFVNTNRRTFLCHAAGYGCLGVLVNGMALWTPTFLVRTYGWEMIDAGVAYGSILLVFGAGGIYCGGWLADYLQARGQRTATFRTAAICAVLAILPATLFPLAKTPSNALLVMIPMVFLSAAPWGVAVASIQQITPNELRGQVSALMYLFPVNLIGIGLGPTAVAWITERGFGNPGDLKYSMAIVGCVAGLLAAGILSAGVRPFRESLRRAERWKT; via the coding sequence GTGCTGATGCTGGCCTACATGGTCTCGTACGTGGACCGTTCCATTCTTACCCTTTTGGTCGAACCGATCCGGCGTGACATGGGGTTCAGCGACATACAGATCAGCCTCCTGCACGGGCTTGCGTTTGCGCTGTTTTATTCGCTGATGGGCTTTCCGATCGGACGCATCGCCGACAGGCGTCATCGCGTCGGCATTATCGCCATCGGTATCGCGGTCTGGAGTCTGATGACGGCGGTGTGCGGAGTCGCCCGAAACTTCGTCCAGTTCTTCCTGGCCCGCGTGGGTGTCGGCGTAGGCGAGGCGGCGCTGAATCCGGCCGCGTATTCAATACTCACCGACTACTTTCCGCGCGAAAAGCTGTCGCGCGGAATCAGCACCTACGTGATGGGGACCTACATGGGGTTCGGCGTTTCCTACCTGGTGGGCGCCTGGGTGCTTGGCGTCGTGCAGGGCATGCCGGACTTCGAGATTCCACTGCTCGGCAAGTTCTATTCATGGCAAATGGCGTTTTTTCTGGTTGCCGCCCCCGGGATACTGCTCTTGCTGCTATTGATGACTGTTCGCGAACCCTGGCGCCGCGACCGTCTGTACAAGGACGGCCCAGGCGGAAAGGGTGTGCCATTTCGGGAGTTTCTAGCCTTCGTGAACACCAACCGGCGCACTTTTCTTTGCCACGCAGCCGGCTACGGGTGCCTGGGAGTGCTGGTCAACGGGATGGCCTTGTGGACGCCCACCTTCCTTGTACGAACTTACGGCTGGGAAATGATCGACGCGGGTGTCGCCTACGGCTCCATTCTTCTCGTATTCGGCGCCGGCGGAATCTACTGCGGCGGGTGGCTGGCGGACTATCTGCAGGCGCGCGGGCAGCGCACGGCCACCTTTCGCACCGCGGCGATCTGCGCTGTCCTCGCGATCCTGCCTGCAACGCTCTTTCCGCTGGCGAAAACCCCTTCCAACGCTTTGCTCGTCATGATTCCGATGGTGTTTCTTTCGGCCGCGCCCTGGGGCGTCGCGGTAGCCTCCATTCAGCAGATCACGCCCAATGAGTTGCGCGGACAGGTTTCCGCGCTGATGTACCTGTTCCCGGTCAACCTGATCGGTATCGGGCTGGGTCCCACCGCCGTGGCCTGGATTACGGAGCGGGGCTTCGGAAATCCCGGCGACCTCAAGTATTCGATGGCGATCGTGGGGTGTGTCGCCGGCTTATTGGCCGCCGGCATCCTCAGCGCAGGTGTCCGGCCCTTCCGCGAAAGTCTTCGCCGCGCCGAGCGCTGGAAGACATGA